Proteins encoded in a region of the Scomber scombrus chromosome 16, fScoSco1.1, whole genome shotgun sequence genome:
- the LOC133996051 gene encoding sodium-dependent neutral amino acid transporter B(0)AT1-like — translation MKLKIPNPGLDDRIPSHEDLERMEKEEAGDRPKWDNKAQYLLTCVGFCVGLGNVWRFPYLCQSHGGGAFMIPFLILLVLEGIPLLHLEFAIGQRLRKGSVGVWRSIHPCLAGVGIASLLVSFLVGMYYNTIMAWIMWYLFNSFQDPLPWSQCPLNANRTGLVEECARSTTVDYFWYRDTLNISTAIDESGGLQWWIVLALVAAWTMLYVCCIRGIETTGKAVYVTSTLPYLVLTIFLIRGLTLKGSLEGIKFLFTPDVNELMNPSTWLDAGAQVFYSFSLAFGGLISFSSYNSIHNNCEQDAVLISIINGCTSVYSATVIYSIIGFRATQKYDDCVADNILKLTNAFNYPENDITDSTYNEILTQLNQTSPDIISGLQLETCDIQTLLSQGVEGTGLAFIVFTEAIIKMPVSPLWAVLFFVMLFCLGLSTMFGSIEGVVAPLQDLNVLPKTWPKEVLCGLTCLISFAFGLIFAMRSGNYWLALFDSFAGSIPLLIIAFCEMVSVIYIYGIDRFNEDIEFMIGHKPNLFWQVTWRVISPLIMAVILVFYFVTQVTKTLTYLVWDQEAENFPTLEPRPYPPFVYAIIFILAGIPSLSIPVFALFKFIQRKCCKQKVYTEDSVKSISAKIQMSDKEKF, via the exons ATGAAGCTGAAGATACCAAACCCAGGACTGGATGATCGGATCCCCTCTCATGAGGACCTGGAGAggatggagaaggaggaagCAGGAGACAGGCCCAAATGGGACAACAAAGCCCAGTATCTGCTCACCTGTGTGGGGTTCTGTGTAGGACTTGGCAACGTTTGGAGGTTCCCTTACCTGTGTCAAAGCCATGGAGGAG GAGCATTTATGATCCCATTCCTTATCCTTCTGGTTTTGGAGGGAATCCCACTGCTGCACCTAGAGTTTGCTATCGGTCAGCGTCTGAGGAAGGGCAGTGTGGGAGTGTGGAGATCAATCCATCCCTGCCTGGCTGGAGTTG GTATCGCATCCTTGCTTGTCTCGTTTTTGGTGGGCATGTACTACAACACTATTATGGCTTGGATCATGTGGTACCTCTTCAACTCCTTTCAGGATCCTCTGCCTTGGAGTCAGTGTCCTCTCAATGCTAACAGGACAG GTCTGGTGGAAGAGTGTGCACGGAGCACTACTGTTGACTACTTCTGGTACAGAGATACTCTAAACATTTCAACAGCTATCGATGAGTCTGGAGGTCTGCAGTGGTGGATAGTGCTCGCCCTGGTGGCTGCCTGGACCATGCTCTATGTCTGCTGCATCCGAGGGATTGAGACCACCGGCAAG GCTGTGTACGTCACCTCCACTCTACCATACTTGGTTCTCACCATCTTTCTGATCAGAGGGCTGACTCTAAAAGGCTCTTTAGAAGGAATCAAGTTCCTCTTCACACCTGAT GTGAATGAGTTAATGAATCCATCTACCTGGTTAGATGCTGGCGCTCAGGTGTTCTACTCCTTCTCTTTGGCTTTTGGAGGTCTCATTTCGTTCTCTAGTTACAACTCTATTCA CAACAACTGTGAGCAGGATGCCGTTCTCATCTCCATCATAAATGGCTGCACCTCAGTGTACTCTGCAACGGTTATCTACTCAATTATTGGCTTCAGGGCCACACAAAAATATGACGACTGCGTGGCAGA CAACATCTTGAAGCTGACAAATGCCTTCAACTACCCTGAAAATGACATCACAGATAGCACCTACAATGAGATTCTTACACAGCTCAACCAGACAAGTCCAGATATCATTAGCGGATTGCAACTAGAAACCTGTGACATTCAGACTTTACTCAGTCAG GGTGTAGAGGGAACAGGTCTGGCCTTCATCGTGTTCACAGAGGCCATCATTAAGATGCCCGTTTCCCCTCTCTGGGCTGTCCTTTTCTTCGTCATGCTGTTCTGCCTTGGCCTCTCAACTATGTTTGGGAGCATTGAGGGAGTAGTTGCTCCATTGCAGGACCTTAATGTGTTGCCTAAAACGTGGCCCAAAGAAGTTCTCTGTG gtcTGACATGCTTAATCTCATTTGCCTTTGGGCTCATATTTGCCATGCGTTCTGGAAACTATTGGTTAGCTCTTTTTGACAGCTTTGCTGGCTCTATCCCTCTTCTGATCATCGCATTCTGTGAAATGGTCTCTGTTATCTACATCTATGGTATAGATAG GTTTAACGAGGACATTGAGTTTATGATTGGCCACAAGCCCAATCTTTTCTGGCAGGTGACATGGAGGGTGATTAGTCCACTCATTATGGCGGTCATCTTGGTTTTCTACTTTGTAACCCAAGTCACAAAGACTCTCACCTATTTGGTGTGGGACCAAGAGGCG GAGAACTTCCCCACCCTCGAACCACGTCCATATCCTCCTTTTGTCTATGCTATCATTTTTATCCTGGCTGGAATTCCAAGTTTATCCATTCCAGTTTTCGCCCTCTTCAAATTCATCCAGAGAAAATGTTGCAAGCAGAAGGTCTATACTGAAGACAGTGTGAAATCCATCTCCGCCAAAATACAAATGAGCGACAAAGAGAAGTTTTAG